A section of the Leptotrichia sp. HSP-342 genome encodes:
- the gpmI gene encoding 2,3-bisphosphoglycerate-independent phosphoglycerate mutase, with the protein MKKRPVVLIILDGWGMNHHDNEVDGVKLAHPVNFNNYLKEYPHTELRADGEFVGLPEGQFGNSEVGHTNIGAGRVVYQMLPKISKAIKEGTILENKVLSDIMETTKANGKALHITGLTSDGGVHCHIDHLIGLVDMAKKKGLTEVYVHAIMDGRDTAPESGVEYLAQLQKALDELGVGKIATVVGRYYAMDRDNNWDRVELAYNALTSGEGNLAATADEAIRNSYAEGITDEFVKPVKIGSKDNGLIKDGDGVIFANFRPDRARQLTRTFVDPEFTGFTRKVYPKVNFATMAQYDATFSSPVAFPPETIINGFGEVVSKAGLIQVRTAETEKYAHVTFFFNGGKEEPYPGEIRLLSDSPKVATYDLQPEMSAYEVKENLIKELNTGKVDTVVLNFANPDMVGHTGNVDAVIQACQAVDNCTGQIVRKVLELDGAVLITADHGNADLLVNPETKEPHTAHTVNPVPFIFITNDMKDAKLRTDGKLADITPTMLDLLGLEKPAEMDGSTLIIK; encoded by the coding sequence ATGAAAAAAAGACCAGTAGTTTTAATAATTTTGGATGGATGGGGGATGAATCATCATGATAATGAAGTTGATGGAGTAAAATTGGCTCATCCAGTTAATTTTAACAATTATCTTAAAGAATACCCTCATACTGAATTGAGAGCAGATGGAGAATTTGTTGGGCTGCCTGAAGGACAGTTTGGAAATTCTGAAGTTGGGCATACAAATATTGGTGCTGGAAGAGTAGTTTACCAAATGTTGCCAAAAATCTCAAAAGCTATTAAAGAAGGTACAATTTTAGAAAATAAAGTGTTATCAGATATTATGGAAACTACAAAAGCTAATGGAAAAGCTTTACATATTACAGGATTAACTTCTGATGGTGGAGTTCACTGCCACATTGACCACTTAATTGGGTTAGTTGATATGGCTAAGAAAAAAGGACTTACAGAAGTTTATGTTCATGCGATTATGGATGGAAGAGATACTGCCCCTGAAAGTGGAGTAGAGTACTTGGCACAATTGCAAAAAGCATTGGATGAACTTGGTGTAGGAAAAATTGCTACAGTTGTTGGAAGATATTATGCAATGGATAGAGATAATAACTGGGATAGAGTGGAACTTGCCTACAATGCCCTAACTTCTGGGGAAGGAAACTTGGCAGCTACTGCTGATGAGGCAATCAGAAATTCTTATGCAGAAGGAATTACAGATGAATTTGTAAAACCTGTTAAAATTGGTTCAAAAGACAATGGCTTAATTAAAGATGGAGATGGTGTAATTTTTGCAAACTTTAGACCTGATAGAGCTAGACAATTAACTAGAACATTTGTTGACCCTGAGTTTACTGGATTTACAAGAAAAGTTTATCCTAAAGTAAACTTTGCTACAATGGCTCAATATGATGCAACATTTAGTTCACCAGTGGCATTCCCGCCTGAAACAATTATAAATGGATTTGGGGAAGTTGTATCAAAAGCTGGATTAATTCAAGTAAGAACAGCAGAAACTGAAAAATATGCACACGTTACATTCTTCTTCAATGGTGGAAAAGAGGAGCCATATCCAGGAGAAATTAGATTGCTGTCTGATTCACCAAAAGTTGCAACTTATGATTTACAGCCTGAAATGAGTGCTTATGAAGTTAAAGAAAACCTAATTAAAGAATTAAATACTGGAAAAGTTGACACAGTTGTATTAAACTTCGCAAATCCTGATATGGTTGGACATACAGGAAATGTTGATGCTGTTATTCAAGCTTGTCAAGCAGTAGATAACTGTACAGGACAAATTGTAAGAAAAGTATTAGAATTAGATGGTGCGGTATTAATTACAGCAGATCACGGAAATGCTGACTTATTAGTAAATCCTGAAACTAAAGAGCCTCATACAGCACACACTGTAAATCCAGTTCCATTCATTTTCATTACAAACGATATGAAGGACGCAAAATTGAGAACAGATGGAAAACTAGCTGATATTACTCCAACAATGCTTGATTTATTAGGATTAGAAAAACCAGCTGAAATGGATGGAAGCACATTAATTATAAAATAA